The Rhopalosiphum maidis isolate BTI-1 chromosome 1, ASM367621v3, whole genome shotgun sequence genome has a segment encoding these proteins:
- the LOC113560403 gene encoding uncharacterized protein LOC113560403, protein MYKKLGISSCRYLGEVDPENKRCHKDAVKLEKITAPCTAFVYDGVTCDENYLIVPSYYPRNIDIIKELVEFSTNVFLYYGHKDIQAWSKALENGNDFKEIPNMEKFVTEFPVAGLILKNIFYDYKIPQDFHIPGNFYVNLEAYVNAMKTAIPNLKIGLHVEALSIMFYSNNSMSTDWLDFNILNYVMDYFVIGFDKFNVCTEDLLIGGVVPYDLSDPSKNTLVKFQDALTKSAIAKNKVYFEFLINPTVKVEKEKEFIPCEISYNEYCENPEYKEIMCVDYQNDLFKKGQFAGIFSNGFIAKFIDLIDRDLKCECSGDKYIAFNMMLNGYTKQDILIFVREQLGFGKEVLSQVLSKREEEERERQLLFN, encoded by the exons ATGTACAAAA aacttgGTATATCATCATGTAGATATTTAGGTGAAGTTGATCCCGAAAATAAACGTTGTCACAAAGATGCAGTGAAGTTGGAAAAAATTACAGCACCATGTACAGCTTTTGTATATGATGGAGTAACATGTgatgaaaactatttaattgttCCGTCTTATTATCCAAggaatatag ACATCATAAAAGAGCTTGTAGAATTTAGCACCAATGTGTTTTTGTATTATGGTCATAAAGACATACAAGCTTGGTCTAAGGCACTTGAAAATGGAAatgattttaaagaaattccAAATATGGAGAAATTTGTTACCGAATTTCCTGTGGCTGGATTgattctgaaaaatattttttatgattataagatt cCTCAAGATTTTCATATTCCTGGCAATTTCTACGTTAATTTAGAAGCTTATGTTAACGCAATGAAAACTGCAATTCCTAATTTGAAAATCGGGTTGCATGTGGAAGCACTAAGCATAATgttctatagtaataattcaaTGTCTACAGATT ggcttgattttaatatattaaactatgttatggattattttgtaattggaTTCGATAAGTTCAATGTATGTACTGAAGATTTATTAATTGGCGGAGTTGTACCTTATGATTTATCAGATCCAAGTAAAAATACGTTA GTTAAATTTCAAGATGCTTTAACTAAATCTGCCATTGCAaagaataaagtttattttgaatttttaataaatcctaCAGTGAAGgtagaaaaagaaaaagaatttATCCCATgtgaaatatcatataatgag TATTGTGAAAATCCTGAATATAAAGAAATCATGTGTGTCGATTATCAAAacgatttattcaaaaaa ggTCAATTTGCtggtatattttcaaatggaTTCATAGCAAAGTTTATAGATTTAATCGATCGTGATCTAAAATGTGAATGTAGTGGTGATAAGTATATAGCGTTCAATATGATGTTAAATGGGTATACTAAAcaagatatattaattt ttGTCCGAGAGCAACTGGGATTTGGTAAAGAGGTACTGTCACAAGTGCTTTCAAAGCGAGAGGAAGAGGAACGTGAAAGGCAGCTACTATTTAATTGA